The nucleotide window GACTTTGTGATGAGAGTTTTTCCATCAACTGTGATGTAAAATTGCCACCACATATAGATAAGGGGTGGTTTATGCTGCATATTACATGGCTTAACTACATCTATTGGGTAGGTGGAGCTACAATAGGTGCAATACTTAGCAACTTTATCTCTATACAGATAAAGGGACTGGATTTTGTATTAACAGCACTGTTCTTAGTTATATTTATGGAACAATGGCTTACTCAAAAAAATCATACACCAGCTATTGCAGGGCTTATATGCTCTATAATCTCATTTTTGATTTTTAGAAACATTCTGCCTAGACCGGATTATTTCGTTGTACCAGCTATGGCATTGATGCTTGTAGTATTTGCTATTTTAAGAAAAAGGGAGAGG belongs to Fusobacterium sp. DD2 and includes:
- a CDS encoding AzlC family ABC transporter permease translates to MSRCKEALKLAFPRTIPILAGFLFLGMSYGFIMREAGFPMIYPIVTSAAVFAGSLEFLFVEILRSPFNPMLIFFLTVMVNARHIFYGLSMLDKFKNTGWKKYILIFGLCDESFSINCDVKLPPHIDKGWFMLHITWLNYIYWVGGATIGAILSNFISIQIKGLDFVLTALFLVIFMEQWLTQKNHTPAIAGLICSIISFLIFRNILPRPDYFVVPAMALMLVVFAILRKRERIYR